The following coding sequences lie in one Pseudomonas svalbardensis genomic window:
- the cobJ gene encoding precorrin-3B C(17)-methyltransferase, whose protein sequence is MARPVPAIVILGNGSLATARRIQQVYPGALIHGLTERVQGADRVYHEFGATLREFYQQDTPIIALCAAGIVIRTLAPLLLEKGAEPPVLAVAEDGSAVVPLLGGLGGVNVMAREIAAGLEVAAAITTSGELRFGTCLLNPPSGYALGDLELGKRFVSDLLAGQSVRVEGAAPWLAQAQLPQDPQAHLSIHVGHAERTPAANELMIYPRNVLVAVSGEVTGLPDAIRATLHQAKIAVQSVACLLASDLDMASAALREAALELGVPLRFASVSGGVSELSRRTVPNATIVAADTGMAIAVATQPLDAAQIGRARGRLAVIGLGPGAAELMVPAVKAELARATDVLGYETYVRMAGPFREDQVLHCTDNREEMQRARHAFELAAQGRSVIVVSSGDPGVFAMAAAVLEALHESSEPSWHSVDLEILPGVSASLATAAQAGAPLGHDFCVMSLSDNLKPWAIIEKRLDLAAEADLALAFYNPISRSRPWQLGRALEIVAQHRTAETPVVLGRDIGRPGQTLRVTTLGQLTPDQVDMRTMVLIGSSTTCAFPRAEGGEWVYTPRWYGIKPAS, encoded by the coding sequence ATGGCCCGTCCAGTTCCGGCGATTGTCATTCTGGGCAATGGCAGCCTCGCCACCGCGCGCAGGATCCAGCAGGTGTACCCCGGCGCGTTGATTCATGGCCTCACCGAACGAGTGCAAGGCGCGGACCGCGTCTATCACGAGTTCGGCGCCACCTTGCGTGAGTTCTATCAGCAGGACACGCCGATCATTGCCTTATGCGCTGCGGGCATCGTGATCCGCACGCTGGCCCCGCTTCTGCTGGAAAAAGGCGCCGAGCCGCCAGTGCTGGCCGTGGCTGAAGACGGCAGCGCCGTGGTGCCACTGCTCGGCGGCCTCGGTGGCGTGAACGTCATGGCGCGCGAGATTGCTGCCGGTCTCGAGGTTGCTGCGGCGATCACCACCAGTGGTGAATTGCGCTTCGGCACCTGCTTGCTCAATCCACCCAGCGGTTACGCCCTCGGCGATTTGGAACTGGGCAAGCGCTTCGTCTCGGATTTGCTCGCCGGCCAAAGCGTACGCGTCGAAGGGGCTGCGCCGTGGCTGGCGCAGGCGCAGTTGCCGCAAGATCCTCAAGCACATCTGTCGATCCATGTCGGCCATGCCGAGCGGACACCGGCAGCCAATGAATTGATGATCTACCCGCGCAATGTGTTGGTGGCGGTGAGCGGTGAGGTGACGGGTCTGCCAGACGCCATTCGCGCGACCCTGCATCAAGCGAAAATCGCCGTGCAATCGGTGGCGTGCCTGTTGGCGAGCGATCTGGACATGGCTAGCGCGGCATTGCGCGAAGCGGCACTTGAACTGGGTGTACCTCTGCGGTTTGCGTCGGTCAGCGGCGGCGTTAGCGAGTTGTCCCGCCGCACCGTGCCGAACGCTACCATCGTGGCAGCGGATACCGGCATGGCCATCGCGGTGGCCACTCAGCCGCTGGACGCTGCGCAGATCGGCCGTGCACGCGGTCGTTTGGCGGTGATCGGCCTGGGCCCTGGCGCCGCCGAACTGATGGTGCCAGCGGTCAAGGCTGAACTGGCCAGGGCCACCGACGTACTCGGCTACGAAACCTACGTGCGCATGGCCGGGCCGTTCCGTGAAGATCAGGTGCTGCATTGCACTGACAACCGCGAAGAGATGCAGCGTGCCCGCCACGCCTTCGAGCTGGCGGCGCAAGGCCGTTCGGTGATTGTGGTTTCATCCGGTGACCCCGGCGTGTTCGCCATGGCGGCGGCGGTGCTTGAAGCGTTGCATGAGTCGAGTGAGCCGAGCTGGCACAGCGTCGATCTGGAAATCCTTCCGGGTGTTTCCGCGTCACTGGCGACGGCTGCTCAAGCAGGCGCGCCCTTGGGCCATGACTTCTGCGTGATGTCGCTGTCGGACAACCTCAAGCCTTGGGCGATCATCGAGAAGCGCCTGGACCTGGCCGCCGAAGCCGATCTGGCGTTGGCGTTCTACAACCCGATCTCGCGGTCGCGTCCTTGGCAGTTGGGTCGGGCACTGGAGATTGTCGCGCAACACCGCACTGCAGAAACGCCCGTGGTGTTGGGACGAGACATTGGTCGCCCGGGCCAGACCTTGCGCGTGACTACGCTGGGGCAGTTGACCCCGGATCAGGTGGACATGCGCACCATGGTGTTGATCGGCTCGTCCACCACCTGTGCATTTCCTCGTGCCGAGGGTGGTGAGTGGGTGTATACGCCGCGTTGGTACGGTATCAAGCCTGCCTCCTGA
- a CDS encoding TcdA/TcdB pore-forming domain-containing protein yields the protein MLEPLGLLKQALASFVGPEGRPRRTTESLPPERAAPDVTGIYERLEGFEARLSSGVQQLQTPKTDVPDNLHFVWLGGGMGDIQRDYINIWKQTLSGQGYTLKLWYDSDALLAYETNRIIVEAAKADAMLNGGQASNTAIELGDKYEPRVIALKQQMFAHINKAVERGESADDARIDLLVRAYSQDEGRLKVLREKNRQSLLSLNEGAIVLRDLATEATPLYLQDIYEREISLRGNFAAASDVVRAEALFADGGSYADVDYLPPLFENLGGVDISRFGSDARLGVLQLILDHSPEWMPGRQVLRSRYTSYFEQIPEEHREALENFAKSSPDISSVFRRPVERQVRPDGLRAVAEQSTLSNAFMMAHPGSAMLKAVLDRFSFNYEVLDATTRLALERKIAPSDSHAVADLGMEIIEKRLRLLGELSAEEFQSAAFLTVAVAKYFRDGIRPDSEVTIYLTGPAAMRDGIADYAKMHFTQQSAEASRADVAIPAIATVNLATEEELDHSWKENENDFTQWLSREKIRWETGQFKARYAGDVTQLLKYQRIDFEEGWPVIEGRHVLITDLLQQLADDLGEPFRQAMSQRHNGSVTFDKPLSLSFDDRQAIIAQDANIRPPASLPDAATQNLSVDELLSQVAKDPLLTVKLNPLQRLLLGGLLGVNALDNHHFDAASATLENLANTMSELGVIHRYGAIERELFKQSHPAFLAGLTRASNPPVALSETSVVLKKQALERPLTLVEWGRLVARIQHVAKLEYRDRIGERIGEVMESFDHGSFKMVPQDLLLEGAGDRVAGRCYPLALAMAAALHKGNNAANTLRERFYLAVIEPEAADSKAFVSMIEELRDAPVNDIGKPLMRSDLAQVVAILEEKTASTTVMLNSDNHSMLVAKIFEGEHSIYLLYDPNLGIFEIVTSLAFSDALTHFFLRKQMAAHYAAFGDAQRPTFDLIELDGAKLNKLVLASGSEVSSLSEPGALPEQALPRVRQRLASARGQSLVNNAALGSSLLELDAHWWGGQIAQTTRQLQEQHGLASDSVALFETLEITPTGEYTISLVNTDAGQTIERVTTSDHRFLRIKNFLSETFHSLAARPRAPVNPLDPTDAGSVHTLNAGFTVQALMNVLRRHETAASGGDKALTTAIRLHAYVNYAQLAHGNVVDVIGVIKLVRQALDDEKLIARTSAPLVRRALGHIANEGVGTVLGMVNVGFDIYQLSHATNEIEKAQFGTQLAFDSASTVLGAAGLGAALAGAGTVAAVLGGAGVILGGLAVGVTALAEGFATIAEEAKEVALFFDGLEKAYVQGGYYLDKASNAWIAHPLLVFADLDLRASTVHFDSPKLFPLRDHFGVPDYDVDYNRAIDIRQGLELPDSASFSPQAGQTIVLPCRPKTWYGYAYKLLPFVTFRHAGGYDTARRLEKKNEQGQWQFLFSFYSFPGEYVVNRLYPAYKPTVFNVRLDNIERSLAVPALPKVWHRLVSYRVEGAGAQCSLLLNPGVSLELAAPGHTAMLWVLRTPWLAETDIRIEAGGHLVSGTLDVTFSGGGVHHVLLKLADNKIVRVDLAARRLEVVEEEADPALGEQALLDHFKTLTHEHRLATSYTPVRDFVVPFEKPDEPRKVTAYYDSAQDRFLYIRDPNVLVSDEVVLGAVLEGSAYFYHPESFIVWQVDAITGTLVQRYRLIYRDGLAIVRFEAVTNGGIQIVQQLPGKDGQRDELTYVIHDRAVLLSSITRGQDPALQGVLEADTLKDWKQVLGDYVLLAESANTVNWRPGALVSICWQIDAKSRDLVWVRSSDGLIIRAPARRHHARGWADSIKALNELLLITPAGAEGDVFVTYDKPRQSLTRQQRSMEDGRAQWSSSNISPPGLKNVIAVERDYLALTDSGLFFDIAPDGNLKLGGLTEHWFKGNTQWWSALETVALQYPVPSFAILGLTGFKAGLCAWYLGGRLLLAEMGHGKEVRLLSITPDNQATWLFDLSTGKIIRQGFIDPDRLSTAFAQGTKLLLAEALPAPTQEWASWTFSDVTVEGSGLRATTLEGVEVDLQYNEPVRITGVNSHWVAALEGELREGLAALANEHRSADFLSVKDPDYQQWYVVRTGRLIRIPKAAIAAQFTLVGTQHQTNVMLHDSGDGFLHTYPQNNKVGPLGYVQRNAEVLVVEGSKTRTDLLPLIADDVSILVLKLGQGSTTCRLTRAAWLKLESVIVDCRHSLDRSPSVPGKLIWDIVVADQLWASRVDEHLVIVDADSGHSLIFRDVFSTDVVLQRNVFLTMSSYQSFAVSTLVSALARKGSTNSVLLKDILPTAIVEKIED from the coding sequence ATGCTGGAGCCGCTGGGCCTGTTGAAACAGGCTTTGGCCTCTTTTGTCGGGCCTGAGGGTCGACCACGACGAACGACTGAGTCGCTTCCTCCCGAGCGCGCGGCCCCCGACGTGACAGGCATCTACGAACGGCTCGAAGGTTTCGAGGCTCGTTTGTCGAGCGGCGTGCAGCAATTGCAAACTCCAAAGACCGACGTTCCGGACAATCTGCATTTTGTCTGGCTCGGCGGTGGTATGGGCGATATCCAGCGCGACTACATCAATATCTGGAAGCAGACATTGTCTGGGCAGGGTTACACCCTCAAACTCTGGTACGACAGCGATGCATTGCTGGCCTACGAAACCAATCGAATTATTGTCGAGGCGGCCAAGGCTGACGCCATGCTTAATGGCGGGCAGGCCAGTAATACCGCTATTGAGCTAGGCGATAAGTATGAACCGCGGGTCATTGCTCTCAAGCAGCAGATGTTTGCGCACATTAATAAAGCGGTAGAGCGCGGTGAGAGCGCCGACGACGCCAGGATAGATCTGTTGGTTCGAGCCTATAGCCAAGATGAAGGACGGTTGAAAGTACTCAGGGAAAAAAACCGCCAGAGTCTGTTGTCGTTGAACGAGGGCGCTATTGTTCTTCGCGATCTCGCCACCGAGGCGACACCGTTGTACTTGCAGGACATCTACGAGCGAGAAATCAGCTTGCGTGGCAACTTTGCTGCCGCCTCCGATGTTGTCCGCGCCGAGGCGCTGTTCGCCGACGGTGGCAGTTATGCAGACGTCGATTACCTGCCGCCGCTGTTCGAAAACCTGGGCGGGGTAGATATCAGCCGGTTTGGCTCGGATGCACGCCTGGGTGTTTTGCAGCTGATACTTGACCACAGCCCTGAGTGGATGCCGGGTCGGCAGGTTTTACGCAGCAGGTACACCAGCTATTTCGAGCAAATTCCCGAGGAACACCGTGAGGCGCTGGAGAATTTTGCCAAGAGCAGCCCTGATATCAGCAGTGTTTTCCGGCGCCCGGTAGAGCGCCAGGTGCGACCGGATGGACTGCGTGCCGTCGCCGAGCAAAGCACGTTGAGTAATGCGTTCATGATGGCTCATCCCGGCTCTGCGATGCTCAAGGCCGTTCTCGACCGTTTCAGCTTTAACTATGAGGTGCTTGATGCCACTACTCGGTTAGCCCTTGAAAGGAAGATTGCTCCTTCCGATTCTCATGCTGTGGCCGACCTTGGCATGGAGATTATCGAGAAAAGGTTAAGGCTCTTGGGCGAGCTGTCGGCGGAGGAGTTTCAGTCCGCCGCATTTCTGACTGTAGCGGTTGCAAAGTACTTCAGGGACGGTATTCGTCCCGATAGCGAGGTGACGATTTATTTGACCGGACCCGCCGCCATGCGTGATGGCATCGCGGATTACGCAAAGATGCATTTCACGCAACAGAGTGCTGAAGCCTCGCGAGCGGATGTCGCCATCCCAGCCATCGCAACCGTCAACCTGGCGACCGAGGAGGAGCTGGATCACTCTTGGAAGGAGAACGAGAATGATTTCACTCAATGGCTGAGCAGAGAAAAAATACGATGGGAAACGGGGCAATTCAAGGCGCGCTATGCCGGCGATGTCACACAGCTGCTCAAGTACCAGCGTATTGATTTCGAAGAAGGCTGGCCGGTGATCGAAGGTCGTCATGTGTTGATCACCGATCTGTTGCAGCAACTGGCCGATGATCTCGGTGAGCCATTTCGCCAGGCAATGAGTCAGCGCCATAACGGCAGCGTGACGTTTGATAAGCCGTTGTCCCTGAGCTTCGATGACCGGCAAGCGATCATTGCTCAGGACGCCAACATCCGCCCCCCGGCATCCCTCCCGGACGCGGCGACACAAAATCTGTCGGTGGATGAACTGCTGAGCCAGGTCGCCAAAGACCCACTTCTCACCGTGAAGCTAAACCCGCTGCAACGTCTGTTGCTGGGTGGGCTATTGGGGGTCAATGCCCTGGATAACCATCATTTTGATGCCGCCAGTGCAACGCTTGAAAACCTTGCCAATACGATGTCGGAGTTGGGAGTCATCCACCGTTACGGGGCCATTGAGCGGGAGTTGTTCAAGCAAAGTCATCCCGCTTTCCTTGCCGGGTTGACGCGTGCTTCCAACCCGCCTGTGGCCTTGTCCGAAACGAGTGTTGTACTCAAGAAACAGGCACTCGAACGTCCGCTGACGCTGGTGGAATGGGGGCGTTTGGTCGCCAGAATTCAGCACGTGGCGAAGCTCGAATACCGCGACCGTATTGGCGAGCGAATCGGTGAGGTGATGGAGAGCTTCGATCACGGCAGTTTCAAAATGGTGCCGCAGGACTTGTTGCTCGAAGGCGCGGGCGACCGGGTTGCCGGACGCTGTTACCCATTGGCGCTGGCCATGGCTGCTGCGCTCCACAAAGGCAACAATGCGGCAAACACTTTGAGAGAACGCTTTTACCTGGCCGTCATCGAGCCTGAGGCCGCGGACTCAAAGGCGTTTGTGAGCATGATCGAGGAGTTGCGTGACGCGCCTGTCAATGACATAGGCAAGCCATTGATGCGCTCTGATCTGGCTCAGGTCGTAGCGATACTGGAAGAAAAAACGGCCAGTACGACCGTAATGCTCAATTCGGACAACCACTCGATGCTAGTGGCGAAAATCTTTGAAGGCGAGCACAGCATTTACCTGCTCTACGACCCGAATTTAGGGATCTTCGAGATTGTTACGTCGTTGGCGTTCAGTGACGCATTGACGCACTTTTTCCTGCGCAAACAAATGGCGGCGCATTACGCAGCCTTTGGCGATGCGCAACGGCCGACCTTCGATCTGATCGAGCTCGATGGCGCCAAACTGAACAAGCTAGTGCTTGCCTCCGGCAGTGAGGTATCAAGCCTGTCCGAGCCGGGTGCTTTGCCTGAACAAGCGCTGCCCAGGGTTCGGCAACGGCTGGCCAGTGCCCGTGGACAGTCGCTGGTCAACAATGCGGCGCTGGGCAGTTCATTGCTGGAACTGGACGCGCACTGGTGGGGTGGGCAGATCGCGCAGACGACACGGCAGTTGCAGGAGCAACACGGGCTGGCGTCGGATTCTGTTGCGTTGTTCGAGACACTGGAGATAACCCCAACAGGGGAATACACAATCAGTCTGGTCAACACCGATGCCGGGCAGACCATTGAGCGTGTCACCACCAGCGATCACCGGTTCCTCAGAATTAAAAACTTCCTCTCCGAAACCTTCCATTCATTGGCCGCTCGCCCGCGTGCGCCGGTCAATCCGCTTGATCCGACGGACGCCGGCAGCGTTCATACGCTCAATGCCGGTTTCACCGTACAAGCCTTGATGAACGTACTGCGTCGTCACGAGACCGCAGCGAGCGGTGGTGACAAGGCCCTGACCACCGCCATTCGCCTCCATGCCTACGTGAACTATGCCCAGCTGGCCCATGGCAACGTAGTGGACGTTATTGGTGTGATCAAACTGGTCCGCCAGGCACTGGACGATGAAAAGCTGATCGCCAGGACCAGCGCGCCGTTAGTGCGCAGGGCGTTGGGGCATATCGCCAATGAAGGGGTCGGTACGGTATTGGGGATGGTGAATGTCGGGTTTGATATTTACCAGTTGAGCCATGCCACCAATGAGATTGAAAAGGCGCAGTTCGGGACGCAGTTGGCCTTCGACTCCGCGAGTACGGTGTTGGGCGCAGCGGGTCTTGGGGCAGCCCTGGCTGGCGCGGGTACGGTGGCCGCGGTGCTGGGGGGCGCCGGGGTGATTCTTGGCGGGTTGGCAGTGGGCGTTACTGCACTGGCCGAAGGTTTTGCAACGATTGCGGAGGAAGCCAAGGAGGTCGCGCTGTTTTTTGATGGGCTTGAAAAGGCGTATGTACAAGGCGGCTATTACCTGGACAAGGCGTCGAATGCCTGGATTGCGCATCCCTTGCTGGTGTTTGCCGATTTGGATTTGCGCGCATCCACCGTCCATTTCGACAGCCCGAAACTGTTCCCGCTTCGGGACCATTTCGGGGTCCCGGATTACGATGTGGATTACAACCGAGCCATCGATATTCGTCAGGGACTTGAGTTGCCGGACTCGGCAAGTTTCTCACCACAGGCAGGACAGACCATCGTTCTGCCCTGCAGACCCAAGACCTGGTACGGCTACGCATACAAGTTGCTGCCGTTTGTCACGTTTCGTCATGCCGGCGGGTACGACACGGCACGTCGACTGGAGAAAAAGAACGAACAGGGGCAATGGCAGTTTCTGTTTTCGTTCTATTCGTTTCCCGGCGAGTACGTGGTCAACCGGCTGTACCCGGCCTACAAACCAACGGTATTCAACGTTCGTCTCGATAACATCGAGCGTTCACTGGCGGTACCTGCGCTGCCGAAGGTGTGGCACAGGCTGGTGTCCTACCGGGTAGAAGGTGCAGGTGCTCAATGTTCCCTGTTGCTCAATCCTGGAGTGAGCCTCGAACTCGCCGCGCCCGGTCACACGGCCATGCTCTGGGTGCTGCGGACTCCATGGCTGGCGGAGACAGACATCCGGATAGAAGCGGGGGGGCACCTTGTTTCGGGGACGCTGGATGTGACGTTCAGTGGCGGTGGCGTTCACCATGTATTGCTTAAGCTGGCGGATAACAAAATCGTGCGTGTAGATCTTGCTGCCCGGCGACTGGAGGTTGTCGAAGAAGAGGCCGATCCGGCCCTCGGGGAACAAGCGTTGCTGGATCACTTCAAGACACTGACCCATGAACATCGCCTGGCCACGTCTTACACCCCCGTTCGCGACTTCGTGGTGCCGTTCGAAAAGCCGGACGAACCCAGGAAGGTAACCGCGTATTACGACTCGGCGCAGGATCGTTTTCTGTACATCCGCGACCCGAATGTCCTGGTGTCCGATGAGGTGGTATTGGGGGCGGTGTTGGAGGGTTCGGCTTACTTCTATCACCCCGAGAGTTTCATTGTCTGGCAGGTCGATGCGATCACCGGGACGCTGGTTCAGCGCTATCGTTTGATTTATAGAGATGGCCTGGCGATTGTCCGCTTTGAGGCCGTGACCAATGGCGGCATTCAGATCGTGCAGCAGCTCCCTGGAAAGGACGGCCAGCGCGATGAACTGACCTATGTGATCCATGACCGGGCCGTGTTGCTCAGCTCGATCACCCGCGGTCAGGATCCTGCGCTGCAGGGTGTTTTGGAGGCTGACACGCTGAAGGACTGGAAGCAGGTGCTGGGCGACTATGTGTTGCTGGCAGAGTCCGCCAATACAGTGAACTGGCGTCCCGGTGCACTGGTTTCGATTTGTTGGCAGATCGATGCAAAGTCGCGGGATCTGGTTTGGGTGCGCAGCAGTGATGGGTTGATTATTCGTGCACCTGCCAGGCGTCACCATGCGCGGGGATGGGCAGATTCGATCAAGGCCTTGAATGAACTTCTGCTCATCACCCCCGCCGGTGCCGAGGGCGACGTGTTCGTTACCTACGACAAACCTCGCCAAAGCCTCACGCGTCAGCAAAGATCGATGGAGGATGGTCGCGCACAATGGTCGTCCAGCAACATCTCTCCCCCGGGGTTGAAAAATGTTATCGCCGTTGAACGGGACTATCTCGCCCTGACCGACTCTGGTCTGTTCTTTGACATTGCGCCGGACGGGAATCTGAAACTCGGCGGGCTGACCGAGCACTGGTTCAAGGGAAATACCCAATGGTGGTCGGCGCTGGAAACGGTTGCGTTGCAATACCCGGTGCCGAGTTTTGCCATCCTGGGTTTGACCGGTTTCAAAGCCGGTTTGTGCGCCTGGTACTTGGGTGGTCGGCTGCTGCTCGCTGAAATGGGGCACGGCAAAGAAGTACGGTTGCTGAGTATTACTCCAGACAATCAGGCCACCTGGCTGTTTGATCTTTCAACCGGCAAGATTATCCGTCAGGGTTTTATCGATCCAGACCGCTTGAGCACGGCATTTGCCCAGGGAACGAAACTGTTACTGGCTGAGGCATTGCCAGCCCCGACGCAGGAATGGGCGAGCTGGACCTTTAGTGACGTAACAGTGGAAGGCTCTGGCCTGAGGGCAACGACGCTTGAAGGTGTGGAGGTGGATTTACAGTACAACGAACCGGTACGGATTACGGGCGTTAACAGCCATTGGGTCGCAGCACTGGAAGGTGAATTGAGAGAGGGCCTGGCGGCGCTGGCGAACGAACATCGAAGCGCCGATTTTCTGTCCGTCAAAGACCCTGACTACCAACAATGGTACGTGGTCCGGACCGGACGGTTGATCCGTATTCCGAAGGCCGCTATTGCTGCGCAATTCACGCTCGTCGGCACTCAGCATCAAACCAATGTGATGCTGCATGACAGCGGGGATGGTTTTTTGCACACCTATCCGCAGAACAACAAGGTCGGGCCGCTCGGCTATGTCCAGCGAAACGCTGAAGTCCTGGTGGTCGAGGGGTCGAAAACGCGTACGGACCTGCTCCCGTTGATTGCCGATGATGTCAGCATCCTGGTGCTCAAACTGGGTCAAGGTTCAACGACCTGTCGGCTTACCAGAGCCGCGTGGTTGAAACTTGAATCGGTCATTGTCGATTGCCGTCATTCGCTCGACCGCTCGCCTTCGGTTCCGGGAAAACTGATCTGGGATATCGTGGTTGCGGATCAGTTGTGGGCGAGCCGGGTCGATGAGCACTTGGTGATTGTGGATGCGGACAGCGGACACAGTTTGATCTTTCGCGACGTGTTCTCGACCGATGTCGTTTTGCAACGGAACGTATTTCTGACGATGAGCAGCTATCAGTCCTTCGCGGTGTCAACACTGGTGAGTGCCCTGGCCAGGAAGGGCAGCACGAACAGTGTGTTACTCAAAGACATTTTGCCCACCGCAATAGTTGAAAAAATAGAAGATTGA